AGAGCAAAGCATAAACTTCCCTTTAAGTCTTCTAGATAAATGGGAGAATATAAGAAAAGGTGCACTTATACCCTGATAGAATTCATATGCTTAAAAAGCAACCAACAGCCCCATAGTAGACAAAAATATActagtattattttatatatattatacataattatatatattatgtatttgtgtgtatatgtatgtatatgtcagAGATGTAAATGTCATTTATTGTCATCATCCCCAAAGGGTTCCTGAGCCAGTGAGGAGATGACATCCAAGtcagtttcttactttttaataaaatgtgctGAGACATTTTGGATTAATCCATAAGGCAGAGTTTGTTTAGTATTGTTTCTGACTTCAGCTTGGAAATGTGGCCTTGGAATTATCTGTGTCTACATGAAGTTTATAAAATGGGGTCATTAATGTTGGTACTTCCCAATTCCCTAGATCTTTATTGCACAGCCCTGCACATACATTaacaatttattatttcttaattcTTACCTGAACTAGAAAAGACttactatttcatttttaaatggggAAATGCGATTAAGAATACATGGCTTTTTCAAGATTTGGAATGGGTAGGTTTCCTGGCTAACAAATCATATGCCCTTTTCATCACAAGCATCAACATcatcattatttatatttatcaatTCTGTTGGAAAAGCACGTCTGCTAATATCATTCTATTTGAGCCTCATTCGCTTTGCTATTTATTCTACAATGTTTTTCAGTCTTTAGAAAGTGTCTTGGGTctattctaggtgctggggatacaacaATGAATTATTAGGTGTCATGAATGACTAAGATTCCTGGAGCATTTCTCTGCTCTCATTTTGATTACAGACTACAGTGATGGAGTTAGACAAGCATGCTGGGGACAACTGTGTGATACAACTCAGGGAACCAAAGTACTATGCAAGCCCACATGAGGTGGTCCAAAACCAGAATGGGGTCAGGAGGGCACCCGGACTTAGCACCACTTTGcaaaaagggaggaaagagataatgttctgttctgtttcataGATGAAGACATAGGGTTCAGAAACATCAAATGGCTTACAGCCGTAAGAACTAAGTGATGGAGGTGAGACTGCCAGCTCTTAACCCTTCTCCTCCCACTGCACAACGGTGTCATCCCCAAAATTATTACTGTCCCCCCATCCTCATCCATCATCCTCATTACTGTCAGAAATTGAACAGGACATATATGGCCCACAACTTCAATTCACATCCAGAAAGACAGAGTAAACTAGCAACAAAACACCGGTGAACGAGCCAAACACATCCCCTAGTAGTACCTGCAGAGTGTTGCGTTGGTTCCATGGGTATCTCAAGTGACAAGAGCCCAGCTAGTTTGCAAAGGGCGGTTTCTCGGAGGAGACAGATGTTGAGGAGTGCTCAATGAACCAGAGAATCACGCGGCACGGAGAGAAGGGAAAGGGATTGAAGACAAAAGGATCACCTTAGCTGGCTCCTTAGAAGAGCCGACGAGGTGTGGCCATGGCGTGGTCCCCTGCAACAGGCATCCAGGCCAAGGGGTAGCTAAAGATAAGCACGTTCAGGTAAGGTGAACCCACTGAAGAGAACTGACACCTCTAAGAGACCCTGTGAATTTCTTCACGGGCATGATTCTTCTGAGTGCACGAGAAGAGGAAGTACAGAGGTTAAGGAAAAGGGTGTGTGATCACCtaagaaagaaacaagagaaagttTTGCCTGAGTTATTAGAAGGGTCATCTGAGAAAATTTCCAAATAACTTGACTATTGAAcgtttatcacttttttttaataatcgcAGATTATgactatttttcttctcttttcttggaaAATATTCTGTTTCTAACATTAttcaaaaagcattttttttaaaccttcctAGTTTTTTGGTCTCCTCCTCCTGTCAGGTCCCCTTACCCACAGAATTTAAAGCATCTTGCTCTTTCCCTAAAGCTGGGATTATCTTTCTTTGTTAAAAACATGAAGATTCTGAGGCTTTCTGTGTAAGAGGTAATAATTGCCAAGATGTTGATGTGGCTCTTAATACGTtccaatttaatttaaattttggaaGAATTACTACTACAGACTACACTTCATTTATTGGCCATTTTAAGTATTTTGGTCCAACCCATTCGATCCCAAGGTTCTTTGCTTCCCAGAAAACTGATTTTCGACTGTGGATGTCTGAGCAACCTTTAAAACGGCCACCCAAACTCTGTCATAGTAGCTGGGGGGAGATAAGGGGTGAGAAGAGTATCCAGTTATCCAACCACATATCTGCTTTTTCGCACAAGCTTCAGATGAAATACAGTCACTCAATACAGtccttctgtttctcttcccatccctccctttccctctgcccGTTTGCCGAGGGAAGGGAACCCTAAACCTTTTGGAACCCCGCCAGCAGCACCGAGAGAATCTCTGGACTATTTTCCCAGGGAATTCCTGCCTTAAATGTCAGCAGAGTACGGCTCACCAGCCAAAGCAGAGTCCACCTGGACCTCAACCAAGGAAACTGTGCCTGCCATGACCAAACGGGGAAACCTGGGTCCGTGGGGCGTGGGGGCAGGAGTGCGACACAGCGAAAGGTCTCACGTCCATTGGGAAGACCCAGGCTTTCTCAGAGTCACCTCCCTGAGGAAGGGAAGCTACGTCAAACTTTTTGGGGGTCCCCTGCTgggttttgttattttcttttactcttttggGGGTGAGCTGTGTTTCCGGACACTACTCTGAATTACTGTAACAGGAAGGGAACACCTCTTTGAAAAGAGAACAAAGCTCTGTGAGAGCCCTTTGTGTGGTGGCTGCCAAtgctgctgttgttttgttttgttttgttttcaacaaACATACTGACATTTAAGTGCTCTGGGGGGAGTCACATCGCTTAGATTCAGGAAAAGCAAGGTAAGCTGTGTGAGTTGTGACCGAGTTTGCCCCTGCCAGCCTGGGGACACTTCCCTCCTGGGACTGAGGCATGCTGCCATTTTTGGTGCGTTTGTGTTAGTCTTCAATCTCTGAATGTATGAAGGAATATTAGCTCTGAGGGCCAGGGAGGGAAAAGGAGTCCACAGACCCCAAAGCTGTACATCAGCTCCAGAGGGAAACAGTATGACATAGTCGGTTACGAATTCAGGAGCCAAGTGCATCCATTGGCTACTTTTTGCTGAGGAACTTTTGTGATTTTCACTtacccttctttcatttttctcgtAACTTACTGACCTACAACTTCACAAAGCTCTTCAACTAAAACCTCACAAGCTTGCCTGGCATATAAGACTGATTTTAAATCAACGTGCCATGCTACCAGCCTTTCCCTAAAGATGAGAGCATGGTACAGTAAGTCAAGATTTCCTCAATACATTGTTATTCCATCTTTAAATGCATCTAGACTCTtttaaggttaccaaaggggggaaaaaactttAGATTCCTAATCTCAATTGACTCTAGGCCCAGACCATTTCAAAACAATTCAGCTTAGAAGCTGCTACTCCTGTTCTCCAGGGCTCCCCACCTCAGAATGCTTCCACCATCATCACATGTGCAGTACAGCTGATTTCTTTATTAGTGTATCCTGCGTCGTTTGCCCCAGACAATCCTATTGGAAGTGTCTCTGCCTAGTTTAAAGAAAACCCAGGAAAGTAGCTGGTTATTTCACAGGAGCACTGTAGGAAGATCAATAACATCAACTCAAATACAGAAAGGATAAGAAGTAATACCTAATAAGAAAAACCAGCTCCGGTCGGCAAAGGGTTAACCCCTGGTCAAGTTCAAGCCGCTCTGCTGAGAGTACTAATAAAGCAGTAGGAGCTGGTGCCAATTAGGGTGGCCCTGCCCTCGATGGGAACAGCCATCCCTTAGGAACTGTCAACACATTCTCCCAGGGCCGTGATCAGCCAGccagaagaaagggaaaggggctgagaaacgGTGGTGACCAAGTTCTGCTGGCACTTCGTAAAATGGTGACGGGAACTGCCGAGGGCAGTGGAGTGAATGCTAATGAGCTGAGCGCCGTTTCCAGGGACTGGACCTGAAAAATGTCCCCCCGGTGACCAGCAGCCCTCGGGAGGGCCGCTCGGGGTGAGTTCCTATGGATCCAACCACAGGTTTGATTTGCACGGAAGAAACTAGCCTTGCAGCCGGCCTTGCTCCTCGGGTTCAGAGGCCTCACAGGCACTTCTGACTCAATGTCAAGGTCAAGTTTTCAAAtttaagaaagaacagaaaacattttGCATCTTCAAAAAAACTCATTCTCAAGTCTAAATGATAAATAGTTTTAAGCATcaacatgaaatattttaagtgttctttgtgGATTCACACAAATTCCCCATTCCCCTCTCATCAGAGCTTATTCTGACGTCAGGGGGCGTGTTTTTAAAAGGCCGAAACCCCTGATGGATAACCATCCGTGTGCGGCCACATTCTGAAGGATGCGAACTTAATCTTTGTTATCTGAGAATGcttgaaacagaaataaagagcTCGTCTGAAATTCGCACTCAAAATATTAATTCCTTTTCCTCACAAGAGCCTTTCAGCCATTTCCAATTCTCAAGAACCCAAACGAGACAAGAAAACGAAAAACTGTAAATATGATGTGAAATGGAActgttttcttcttccctctcctgcATGTCTTTATTGCCACAtttcattctggaaaaaaaaaataaactctgaTGTGAAAAGAGATGGTAGGCGGAGAGGCAGGGATAGGAGGGTCCCATGGGTAAACGCGAGTTACAATGACATTTCCAGTTGTTGGGGAGAGCGATGGACTCACAGatattcattatcttattaaaaagtaattatttaattattacaaaattaaagaaggtCACATATGTACCGCTGGTGAGAACATTACACACCAAGgattattattattccaattcCATGCACTTGGggtccatttaaagaaaaaaaaattaatgagatggAGATGCAGACAGTAATTCTCAGACCTTCCAGAGTTCGCCCAACTCCTTAGCCAGGGATGCCTTTATGGGCACACAAACCTGTGCACCTCGAAGGGCCCCACACTTTGTTTAACGTCCCGCTGTTGCAATCTTGAAATTCCTAACAGTCTTTGAGCAAGGAGTCCTGTGTTCATTTTGCACTAGACCCCACAAATGATGTAGACAGTCTTGTCCCTAGGTTTCTAGATATTAAATTTACCTACATTTCCCCCAAATTGTGTGCCCACCCTACcttgatatatttaaaatttgctaCTTCTTACCCAACAGTTGTTATCACAGGGGAGCACTCTGAAGCTGTCTTATTTCCTGTTATCCAAATCAGTGCTGCCCGGGCTACACAGGGACCTGCAGTTATCTGCTGTGCTGAAAAGTCTGCTTCTGAGATCAGAAACTTTAAATAGAGCCCACTGGATAGTCTGCCCCTCAAAGACAAGGGCACTGCAGTCTGAATCTCCAATCATCTCAACTTTGGGATCATGCAGATCCATGCTTTAATATTTGTTCAATTTCAACTACACCCATAACCAAAAGAAGACAATGTCTCCACCGTTCTCTGTGGTGGGAAGAACTCACACAAAAATTTGGGGAAAGCCTCATTTTCCAGGATTACCAGCTAAAAAAACATAATGTGGGCAAGTGTTTTGTGTTCCTGAAATACCCTAGAGCGATCAGGTAGAGAAAGGCATTTCAAGTGCAAATATAACTCGATTGCCACATGGTGCAGAATCTTTCCACCCCTAGACTCCAAAAACCCAATCAGACAAGCGGCCGTAATCTGACTCCCAACTCACTGGGAGCCGCGGGGCTGGCAATGAGGGCAGCACTCTGGCCAGGAGAGGCATGAGTGACAGACCCGCAGCGAGGCGGTGGGGGTAAGTCCTTCTCTGCCTTAAGAGAACAATGCTCAGGGCCAGAAGATGAAACTCTGACTCTTTTAGTACAGATGTGTGTGCCTTGTCGGGCAGAATCTAGGAGGAAACCACAGGGCAGGTGCGTGGTTCTTTCAGGGCTGAGTACTGGGCGTACTcatcagagaggcagagggagggcagaagaAAAGGGATGCTTTGTGGCAAAACCCTCCGTGCACTGGAGACCTGCGAAAGCACCAGAAAATCCCCCTGCGGAGGTCAGTCTAAGCTGTCGTATTTTTTTGTCAGAAAAATTACTTACCCGGGGGCTCAGGAGTGAATCCGGTTGGGGGTTCAGCTGGAAAGTAATGTGTCCGGCTCAGTACAACCCGGTCACATCAACAAACCCCCTTTGTTCTGGGgcaaaagaagcaaaacaaatggTGTTGATCCATTTCCAGTGAGCATGAACCCTGAGGGAACGCTGATGAGAGGCAGAAAGAGGGGCCGTGGGAGACGCTGGGGCCAGAGGGACACATATGCCGCCGGAGGACCTTGGGGTTCGCGGCCGCCTGAGGGTCACTCTGCCCTGCAAAGAGATCAGATTTCATGGGTTTTCAAAGAAGGCTAAATGCACACCTAAGGACTATTTTTATCTGGGAATTTGGGGgctttgttttttggcttttgttttgtttttaatttttctggctGATGAAAGTTTGAACCTGAAAGAGCAACTGAGTTTCTTAGACAGGGTCTCGCAGAGGGAGACAAGCACAGAGAAtgagcagggcaggggagggggctgtcccCAGGCCCACCCACCTGGCTTCCTTAGCTTCCTGCTctgtcctcttccttcttcccaatAAGGCTGACCGCAGAGGACCAGCACCTAACATAACACCTTGCCCTTTGCCGTCCCGGCTAAGCCGCGGTCTGCTGGTGAATTCAGAAGCCACCCTCAAGCTTCTTTCCAATTTGTGATTTCGAGTTTCTCCCCCGTTGGGGAGACTTTTCACCTCTCTCCCAGGGCACCCTCCCTGCCCTGTTCCAAGGGCTGTTTTTGTCTCTTTCCTTACTCTTCCTCTAGGGAGTGTGATGGCATTGTCTTCCCAGCTGGGGTTTTTCCTAATTATGTGATTCACTTAGAGGAGTTCACTTGGGCATTGGACCCTCGGGACAGGGCCGGCTGCTCCCTTCTACAGACACCTGGGCTTGGGCGGAAGGTGGGTTTCTCTCTCCAACTCTGAAGCAAAGCCCCGTATCAAACCAGGGGCTGAGCTGAGATCCTAAAGGTCAAGGCAGACGTCCCCTGGCCCCTTGCTGGCACAGCGTTTCCCCACCGCCCAGCCAGACCCGGGCTCCTGGGGACACTGAGCGATGGGCGAAGGGAGGGCCCACTCTCAGCAGTGTCCAAGGGAAAGCTGCCGTCGTGCCCATCTGTTAAAATACTTGGTTTTCTTGCCTAACCCTTTTCACAGTCCTTCGGGATGAGAGTCTCCGCTAAATGCTGTCCACACTCCTTTGCTCCCATGTCTGTCACAGGCTTAGGAAAAGGGCAAAGATCTCAACATGGGGGAACGGGGGTCgttgccccccgcccccaccaaagAGAATCTTGGCCATTTCTTGACAGAATGAGCTGCTGGCATTAATATCTTCAAACCCCATCCCTTCTCAGCAGTAAAGATCCAGGACATTAAGAGCAAAGTAGACGGGAGGGAGAAAGGGTCACCGTCCCAAAGGCTGCGTGGCTGGTCCCCACCCGACCCTCACCCCCTCCCGCAACCCCGACACACAcaagcccccctcccccccggaAGAGGCACAAGCAGAAGAGAAGGCCATGAAGAAGACAGCAGAGAGAAACCGCTGTCCAGAGCCTTCTGTTTTGAGGCCCACGGCTCCCGGGCCACACCCCCTTGCACGCGGCCTCCCGCAGCTCTGCCCAGGTCGCTGTCACCCACAGTTGGCAGGCAGCGTGCCTGGGCGCTGCTGACACACACTGGCCGCCAGGATCCCTTTGGGAAGTTTTATCAGGGGTGGAGTCTCAGGCCCAGGAAGGGATGGTCCCTGAACTCGGCAAAAGCACCGCGGGGCCTGGATGCACTTTTCCGGGCGAGCTGCCAGGCGCGCCTGGGACACCGGCGGGCTGGCGGGGCCCCTGCATCTGTGCCCCTGGCGCTGCCCGGAGCCTGGCACGGTCCGGGGTGGCCGCTCCCGCCCTCGGGGAGGCGCCCCGGACCCCCCCCGGGGCCTGCGGTCTGCGGTCTGCGGTCTGTGTCCCCGCGCCGCCCCCGGAACCGGGCGTGCGGGCTCCCAGACTCCACCCGCTGGCGGGGGAGAGCGAGGCGGCGTCCCTGTCCGGGTCGCCGGGGCCCAGCTCCTGCCCTGCCAGCCGCCCAGTTCCCTTCCAGCCGAACGAATTTACCTTCTCGAAAGACAGACTTGCAGCTTCCCTGGCTTCCTAGCAGGCTTCCCCTTCATCCAGAGTCTACAAATCCATTTTCAGAATGCCATCTGAACAGTAAAGTACAAAACTGGAAAAGACCccccttttttatggctgtaaaTTCCAAATACAAATGACCTGTAAAAAGTACACTGAAACTTCAAAACTCGTTCTGAGGGAGTTAATTACAAGATAAACCTATTTTAGTCTTAATTCTTTAAGGAACTCGACTTAAGCATTTTCCTTTCTAGGGACAATTCAGATGATTTTCCAGTGAAACTGGATGGTCTTTGGATATTAAACCAAAGGAGGTTAGAATAACTCTCTCTTGACTATTAATTAAGGAGATAATTAATTAAGGAGATTTTCCAGAAACACTCTTTCCTGGTATGCAAAAAACCTTTGCGGGGATGGGCTCCCCACAGTAGGGCAAGTCTGCAGGCCGGGCCATCTTCACCAAAATGCATAAACCCTGGTTTAGTAGCTTCTGAGgccaatttgttttccttttcagtaAGTGTGGACCTCTGTGTAGAAGAGAGAGTATCATGGTGGCCTTCAAAGGGGTCTGGACTCAAGCTTTCTGGAAGGCAGTCACCGCGGAATTTCTGGCTATGCTCATTTTTGTCCTCCTCGGCCTGGGATCCACCATCAACTGGGGTGGAGCAGAAAAGCCCTTACCCGTCGACATGGTTCTCATCTCCCTTTGCTTTGGACTCAGCATCGCCACTATGGTCCAGTGCTTTGGCCACATCAGTGGGGGCCACATCAACCCAGCTGTGACGGTGGCCATGGTGTGCACCAGGAAGATTAGCATCGCCAAGTCTGTCTTCTACATCGCAGCCCAGTGCCTGGGCGCCATCATTGGAGCCGGGATCCTCTACCTGGTCACGCCTCCCAGCGTGGTGGGGGGTTTGGGGGTCACCACGGTACCATCTTTAGCTCTTGTTTTCAAACTAGTACTCCAGGCTCTTTATAGACTGCTACATGACACCCTAGAGGCCTAAGAGACCTTCCTAAAAGTTGCTAATTTATTCCCAGGGACTGTCTGATTCTTGATGGGGTGAAAACTGATACTGGCCACACTGAATCTATCATATGAAATCATGATTTGCTGTTGAATGACTTGAATATCACTGAGTCTGGGTAGCACAAAAATTGtgctgtttttttcctctctctctctccatcccagtGACTACACCGACTATATATTTAGCTTAAGGCGttttttattacaattatttGTTGGTTCACTAGCAGAAAGAACCATTTTTGTTTCTTGTCATGGGCATGAGGTTTAAAATGATCTACATCCGGGGTAAACactcaaaaataataaattggcaCTTGATCCGAGTTTTGTTCTTAGCTGATTAGTAATATCGTTGGTTAGCTCGGCGCCAGCGTTGATTAAAAAAACTACACACAGTTtaacttttaattgaaatatatattaattaatttaaatctaATTAATGGATTTAGTCATTGCCTTATAAAATTATAAGACTCTCAAGAAACTCTTTTAAAGTTAAGTGCAGCAGTGGcacattttccttcctttgtagAAAAGGATATTCAGCACAAAGTCCCGCTTGGTCATTGTGAGAGTAATTAATAATCTTGTGATGGCCCAAGATGAGTAGaaacttatttctttttttgagggggggaagTATCTCAATTAAGGGTGGGACAGAACACTCAAATTAATCATCAGTTTTTACAGAGATAAAATATATCTTTCACAATGATATGTTATTGTACAAAATGTTCTCTCGCTTTAATTCAGttggaatatttttctctttccaggtTCATGGAAATCTTAGCGCTGGTCACGGTCTCCTGGTGGAGTTGATAATCACCTTTCAGTTGGTGTTTACAATTTTTGCCAGCTGCGATTCCAAACGGACCGATGTCACGGGGTCGATAGCTTTAGCAATTGGAATTTCTGTTGCAATTGGACATTTATTTGCAGTAAGTCTCCCAGTCCATTTAAATAATTGATCCATGTCGTTTATCCTCCCCGTTGAGCTGGCCTGAAGATGTTGTGTTTCCCAGCTATAGTTCTTTAGTATCCAGACACGTCTGTCCATTTTAGGTGATCATTTTGCTATCTCTGTGATGAGAATGTTGATATGGCTGCTATCATCTGGACAGTTCCCGTAACTGACTCGGCAAATGGCAGCAAAGTGCAATGAAAGATACCTGTTAGGAGCCCTGTGTCAGCAACGTCTGAAGTTCTGTTCTTTTTCCCTGTAGATCAATTACACTGGGGCCAGCATGAACCCTGCCCGATCCTTTGGACCTGCAGTTATCATGGGAAACTGGGAAAACCACTGGGTAACCTTTCTGTTCGTTGTTCCTGTTTTCCTATCATGGAGCTCTTTTCTGCTCAGTATTTTGCTCACTAGTTTCTCTTCCTCCCAGCTTTGACCACCCGCCCCCTTTACATCTTATTATGTCTTTCATGAAGACTAGCACAGATCTGCTGCAAAATGTCTCATCTTATATCTGTTCTGGGCCTTCAGTGAtcgtcctttttttt
This genomic interval from Vicugna pacos chromosome 24, VicPac4, whole genome shotgun sequence contains the following:
- the AQP4 gene encoding aquaporin-4 isoform X3, encoding MSDRPAARRWGKCGPLCRRESIMVAFKGVWTQAFWKAVTAEFLAMLIFVLLGLGSTINWGGAEKPLPVDMVLISLCFGLSIATMVQCFGHISGGHINPAVTVAMVCTRKISIAKSVFYIAAQCLGAIIGAGILYLVTPPSVVGGLGVTTVHGNLSAGHGLLVELIITFQLVFTIFASCDSKRTDVTGSIALAIGISVAIGHLFAIYWVGPIIGAVLAGGLYEYVFCPDVELKRRFKEAFSKAAQQTKGSYMEVEDNRSQVETDDLILKPGVVHVIDIDRGEEKKGKEPSGEVLSSV
- the AQP4 gene encoding aquaporin-4 isoform X1, which gives rise to MSDRPAARRWGKCGPLCRRESIMVAFKGVWTQAFWKAVTAEFLAMLIFVLLGLGSTINWGGAEKPLPVDMVLISLCFGLSIATMVQCFGHISGGHINPAVTVAMVCTRKISIAKSVFYIAAQCLGAIIGAGILYLVTPPSVVGGLGVTTVHGNLSAGHGLLVELIITFQLVFTIFASCDSKRTDVTGSIALAIGISVAIGHLFAINYTGASMNPARSFGPAVIMGNWENHWIYWVGPIIGAVLAGGLYEYVFCPDVELKRRFKEAFSKAAQQTKGSYMEVEDNRSQVETDDLILKPGVVHVIDIDRGEEKKGKEPSGEVLSSV
- the AQP4 gene encoding aquaporin-4 isoform X2, producing MVAFKGVWTQAFWKAVTAEFLAMLIFVLLGLGSTINWGGAEKPLPVDMVLISLCFGLSIATMVQCFGHISGGHINPAVTVAMVCTRKISIAKSVFYIAAQCLGAIIGAGILYLVTPPSVVGGLGVTTVHGNLSAGHGLLVELIITFQLVFTIFASCDSKRTDVTGSIALAIGISVAIGHLFAINYTGASMNPARSFGPAVIMGNWENHWIYWVGPIIGAVLAGGLYEYVFCPDVELKRRFKEAFSKAAQQTKGSYMEVEDNRSQVETDDLILKPGVVHVIDIDRGEEKKGKEPSGEVLSSV